A stretch of Rhododendron vialii isolate Sample 1 chromosome 4a, ASM3025357v1 DNA encodes these proteins:
- the LOC131322158 gene encoding disease resistance protein RGA2-like: MAESLAAAILIPAAQTILDALIPLVTQQINLAWTFKQDLRKLQRRLENIEALLRDAEKGKIPSEALKKWLKSLKSVTCDAENVLGEFAYEALRKKLEVGNRMRHKVRNFFSPSNPLAFRIKMANRVNNINGLLDEISKEARDMGLTPADQLTGAFVPPSEHRPTTPFVDKSRCVGRDHDVVVVRNMLLGSKDDLSVIAIVGMPGLGKTTLAQLVYHDKEVVGHFSGYKMWICVSDDFRVERLLNEMVECLFKGESKMSNIGAIVEKLGEKLKGKRYLLVLDDVWNTNTQIWEQLISSLKGIEGTNGGKIIVTTRTEEVVNAMRVPQSLTHPLHKLSDKDSWTMFRERAFANREPREIQTLEEIGRRMVEKCKGVPLAIKSLGGLLYDKKLLSEWESIEESELWRVKGEILPALRLSFHHLPFPSLKQCFAYCSIFPKDQLLIKDVLIQLWMSLGYLQSLPGKNMEMEDVGNEYFDILLRNSLLQDAVLDENNDIIACKMHDLVHDLALDVSEGSCLTLEASKVKDHPEVQHLSLCLNEETRLEFSDRTVGKLRSVFLTGNLPQNIEHVKSIRALSIVEYDGKELSSSICKFIHLKYLDLSKSSFEKVPNSITQLYNLETLRLPPFSNILEEIQTEFHKLVSLRHICVEDTENSSKMIPTMIGHLTSLQTLPFFFVGKDQGHKIEELGSLSNLRGRLIVYDLQHVKDQEEANRANMSGKTKITELRFHWDTDYENSNIEYNDVLEGLKPHKNLRRLMVKDFGGRRLASWMRSRDDQSLQNLVKIELIGCKVCEDIPILGHLPHLEVVEMVELDNVEIIGPDFYGFDERTVAGRSTTVAAPTQVVFPALRKLTIRGMQKLKEWSDVSSLSLATTSMMEFFPRLEDLYISECPNLITIPGHLLCIQDLHIVSDEGFSDLRARVYKYRPGSTIVVDRDAKNIGTLIEHLLGKSSKFLRHLVIAELKELCCLPKQLLNLASLELLKITRCPNLMYIGEEETGAEFNSCLTSLQELSIRSCSKLRYLPKGLLQPTLVRLDMYACHNLMEASPDELHNLTSLEELDLKNCNSRWERCWGEGQFCLTSLRKLDIGYFSEQLDYFPWPEVEIAKAQNPQHYPFMFLESLEIWGWRKLKFLPDHLQHLTSLRKLRICGFDGLKALPEWLGNFSSLQSLTLQWCSKLKSLPSLGKFRLLKNLKSLTIFGCPLLKERCKEGGEEYCKIASIPSLKVD; encoded by the coding sequence ATGGCTGAGAGTCTTGCAGCTGCCATCCTGATCCCTGCTGCTCAGACAATCCTGGATGCCTTGATTCCACTTGTAACCCAGCAGATTAACCTGGCATGGACTTTCAAACAAGACCTCCGAAAGCTCCAAAGAAGATTGGAGAACATCGAAGCTCTACTGCGTGATGCTGAGAAAGGGAAAATACCATCAGAAGCCCTGAAAAAGTGGCTAAAGAGTCTCAAGTCGGTGACCTGCGATGCGGAGAATGTGCTGGGTGAGTTTGCATATGAAGCTCTTCGAAAGAAGTTGGAGGTAGGAAACCGGATGAGGCACAAGGTACGCAACTTCTTCTCGCCCTCTAATCCGTTGGCATTTCGTATCAAGATGGCTAATAGGGTGAACAATATCAATGGATTATTGGACGAGATTAGTAAAGAAGCACGTGATATGGGTCTTACACCTGCGGACCAGCTCACCGGTGCTTTTGTTCCGCCTAGTGAGCATAGGCCAACTACACCTTTTGTAGACAAATCACGTTGTGTGGGGAGGGATCATGATGTCGTAGTAGTAAGAAACATGTTACTTGGCTCTAAAGATGATTTATCTGTCATTGCTATTGTAGGAATGCCTGGGCTTGGGAAAACAACACTGGCCCAGTTAGTTTACCATGATAAGGAGGTTGTGGGGCATTTTAGCGGTTACAAAATGTGGATTTGTGTCTCTGATGATTTCAGGGTTGAAAGGTTATTGAATGAGATGGTGGAATGTCTTTTTAAGGGGGAATCCAAGATGTCAAATATTGGAGCAATAGTAGAAAAGCTTGGAGAAAAACTGAAAGGAAAGAGATACTTACTCGTGTTAGACGATGTTTGGAATACGAATACACAAATATGGGAACAATTGATAAGTTCTTTGAAAGGTATAGAGGGCACCAACGGGGGCAAAATTATAGTTACAACTCGTACTGAGGAGGTGGTAAACGCAATGAGGGTGCCCCAATCTCTTACCCATCCTTTGCATAAACTGTCAGATAAAGATAGTTGGACCATGTTTAGGGAAAGAGCATTTGCAAATAGAGAACCAAGAGAAATTCAAACTCTAGAAGAAATTGGTAGAAGAATGGTAGAAAAGTGTAAGGGTGTGCCATTGGCGATAAAGTCATTAGGAGGCTTATTGTACGACAAGAAACTTCTATCAGAGTGGGAGTCCATTGAGGAGAGTGAATTATGGAGAGTTAAGGGTGAAATTCTTCCAGCGTTAAGGCTTAGTTTCCATCACCTACCCTTCCCAAGTTTGAAACAATGTTTTGcttattgttcaatttttccaaAGGACCAATTACTGATAAAGGATGTCCTGATTCAGCTTTGGATGAGTCTAGGTTATCTTCAGTCTCTTCCAGGGAAAAATATGGAAATGGAAGATGTAGGCAATGAATATTTTGATATCTTGTTGCGCAATTCACTATTACAAGATGCTGTCTTGGATGAGAATAACGATATTATTGCTTGCAAGATGCATGATCTCGTACATGATCTTGCTCTTGATGTCTCAGAGGGTAGTTGTTTGACTTTGGAAGCTAGTAAGGTTAAAGACCATCCCGAGGTTCAACACTTGTCATTGTGTCTCAACGAAGAAACAAGGTTAGAATTTTCAGACAGAACTGTTGGGAAGCTAAGGTCAGTATTTTTAACTGGAAATCTCCCCCAAAATATTGAACATGTCAAATCTATCCGTGCCTTGAGTATAGTAGAATATGATGGGAAAGAGTTGTCGAGTTCTATATGCAAGTTCATACATCTAAAATATCTTGACCTCTCGAAGTCTTCTTTTGAAAAAGTGCCCAATTCTATCACCCAGCTCTACAATTTGGAAACACTGAGGTTGCCACCGttttcaaatattttagaaGAGATTCAGACAGAGTTCCATAAGTTGGTTAGCTTGAGACATATTTGTGTGGAAGATACAGAAAATAGTAGCAAAATGATTCCAACCATGATAGGGCATTTGACTTCTTTGCAAACATTACCATTCTTTTTTGTGGGTAAGGATCAAGGCCATAAAATTGAAGAGCTGGGAAGTTTAAGCAACCTAAGAGGTAGATTAATTGTTTACGATCTCCAGCACGTGAAAGACCAGGAAGAAGCAAATAGAGCCAACATGTccggaaaaacaaaaattacagAGTTGAGATTTCATTGGGATACGGACTATGAAAACTCGAACATTGAGTACAATGATGTCTTGGAAGGACTTAAACCTCACAAGAATCTTAGGCGTTTAATGGTTAAAGATTTCGGAGGGCGAAGATTGGCATCATGGATGAGGAGTAGAGATGATCAGTCGCTTCAAAATTTGGTGAAGATTGAACTAATTGGCTGCAAAGTTTGTGAAGATATCCCAATACTTGGACACCTTCCGCACCTTGAAGTTGTTGAAATGGTAGAATTGGATAATGTGGAAATCATTGGTCCTGATTTCTATGGATTTGATGAACGAACTGTTGCTGGTAGAAGTACTACTGTGGCTGCACCAACACAAGTAGTATTTCCGGCATTGAGGAAACTCACTATTCGTGGTATGCAGAAGCTAAAAGAGTGGTCGGATGTATCGTCATTGTCTCTTGCAACCACGAGTATGATGGAGTTCTTCCCTCGTCTCGAGGATTTGTATATCTCTGAATGCCCTAACTTGATTACCATTCCAGGTCATTTGTTATGCATTCAAGATTTACATATTGTTTCGGACGAGGGGTTTTCAGATTTAAGGGCAAGGGTCTATAAGTATAGACCCGGTTCGACCATAGTGGTAGATCGGGATGCGAAAAATATTGGAACTCTAATTGAACATTTGCTGGGAAAGAGCAGCAAGTTCCTAAGACATCTGGTAATAGCGGAATTGAAGGAGTTGTGTTGTTTACCAAAACAACTACTAAACCTAGCTTCCCTTGAGCTTTTAAAAATAACACGGTGCCCCAATCTGATGTACATAGGCGAAGAAGAAACAGGAGCGGAATTCAACAGCTGCCTAACGTCCCTTCAAGAGCTTTCAATTAGGTCGTGCTCAAAGTTGAGATACTTGCCAAAGGGGTTGCTACAACCGACCCTCGTAAGATTGGATATGTATGCGTGTCACAATTTAATGGAGGCCAGCCCTGATGAATTGCACAACCTCACGTCCCTTGAGGAGCTGGACTTGAAAAACTGTAACTCACGGTGGGAGAGGTGTTGGGGTGAGGGGCAGTTCTGTTTGACCAGCCTTCGAAAGTTGGATATTGGTTACTTCTCAGAGCAGCTAGATTATTTCCCCTGGCCAGAGGTTGAGATAGCCAAAGCTCAAAACCCGCAACATTACCCATTCATGTTCCTAGAATCTCTGGAGATATGGGGATGGCGAAAGCTCAAGTTCCTTCCCGATCATCTTCAGCACCTCACTTCCTTAAGAAAGCTGCGAATTTGTGGTTTCGATGGGTTGAAAGCTCTACCAGAGTGGTTGGGTAACTTTTCATCTCTTCAATCATTGACTCTCCAGTGGTGCAGTAAACTGAAGAGTTTGCCCTCACTGGGAAAATTTCGGCTTCTCAAGAATTTAAAATCTCTGACTATATTCGGTTGTCCCCTCCTAAAGGAAAGATGCAAAGAAGGGGGAGAAGAGTATTGCAAAATTGCTAGTATTCCATCGCTCAAAGTAGACTAG
- the LOC131322157 gene encoding putative disease resistance protein RGA4, with protein MAASSAAAILIPAAQTILGGLIPLVTQQINLAWGFKEDLRKLQRRLENIEALLRDAEKGRIPSEALKKWLKSLKSVTCDVENVLGEFAYEALRKKLEVGSRKRHKVRNFFSPSNPLAFRLKMANRVNNINFQLDEICKEARDMGLRPAEQLMSASVRPSEHRPTTPFVDKSHCVGRDGDVVVVRDMLLGSKDDLSVIAIVGMPGLGKTTLAQLVYHDKKVVEFFGDNRIWICVSNDFTEERLLNEMGQYLFGMESKITNIGAIVKKLGEKLKEKKYLLVLDDVWNRIPEIWEEFRSSLTGIEGSNESKIIVTTRSVDVVYAMRVPQSLTHALQKLSANDSWTMFRERAFASGGPIDTQTLVEIGGRMVEKCMGVPLAIKSLGGLLYDKKSLTEWEFIEESEIWRSEGAILPALRLSFYHLPFPSLKQCFAYCSIFPKDQLLKKDVLIQLWASLGYLQSPPNRNLEMEDVGHEYFDILLRNSLFQDVVLDENKDIIACKMHDLVHDLALDVSEGSFLTLEASEVKDHPEVQHLSLCLKEESRLEFSNGTIGKLRSLFVTGNLPPNNGDLKSIRALSIVESDGKELPSSICKFIHLKYLDLSKSSFEKVPNSITKLYNLETLRLPPSSNILEEIQTEFHKLVSLRHLCMKDGQASRKIIPSMIGRLTSLQTLPFFFVGEDNGHKIEELGSLSKLRGRLRVYDLQHVKDKEEAERAKMSEKSKVTELEFHWDRNPGMSDMNYGDVLEGLKPHKNLKSLILRDFRGRRLASWMRSRDDQLLHNLVKIELIGCKSCEDIPILGHLPNLEVVVMEKLDNVEIIGPEFYGLDERIVGGSSSSSTVAAPAPAVFPALKKLTICGMRKLKEWSDVSSLPPATTSIIDFFPRLEELHIWECPNLITIPGHVLCIQNLGIGTERISFDFVKIVNGLTMTIVVDPDSKNVTTLIEHLLETSSKSLRSLGIADLKELCYLPKQLLKASLEFLEIIVCPKLMYIGEETGGEFKSCLTSLEELSIRTCIQLRCLPKGLLQPTLVRLHLCWSSNLLEASPDELCNLTSLQDLELVSCNSRWVRCWEEGQFCLTSLRMLDIGTFSEELGYFPWPKVELAKAQKPQHYPFMFLESLKLRGWPKLKCLPDQLRLLTSLRKLVVDKFGGLEALPEWLGNFSSLESLKLLECPNLTRLPSLGNFQLLKNLQSLKIYYCSLLTERCKEGGEEWHKIAHIQKLVIRDSDSD; from the exons ATGGCTGCAAGTTCTGCAGCTGCCATCCTGATCCCTGCTGCTCAGACAATCCTGGGTGGCTTGATTCCACTTGTAACCCAGCAGATTAACCTGGCATGGGGTTTCAAAGAAGACCTCAGAAAGCTCCAAAGAAGATTGGAGAACATCGAAGCTCTGCTGCGTGATGCTGAGAAAGGGAGAATACCATCAGAAGCCCTGAAAAAGTGGCTGAAAAGTCTCAAGTCGGTAACCTGCGATGTGGAGAATGTGCTGGGTGAGTTTGCGTACGAAGCTCTTCGAAAGAAATTGGAGGTAGGAAGCCGGAAGAGGCACAAGGTACGCAACTTCTTCTCGCCCTCTAATCCGCTGGCATTTCGTCTCAAGATGGCCAATAGGGTGAACAATATCAATTTTCAATTGGACGAGATTTGTAAGGAAGCACGTGATATGGGTCTTAGACCTGCGGAGCAACTCATGAGTGCTTCTGTTCGGCCTAGTGAGCATAGGCCAACTACACCTTTTGTAGACAAATCACATTGCGTGGGGAGGGATGGTGATGTGGTAGTAGTAAGAGACATGTTACTTGGCTCTAAAGATGATTTATCTGTCATTGCTATCGTAGGAATGCCTGGGCTTGGGAAAACAACACTGGCCCAGTTAGTTTACCATGATAAGAAGGTTGTGGAGTTTTTTGGTGATAACAGAATATGGATTTGTGTGTCTAATGATTTCACAGAAGAAAGGTTATTGAATGAGATGGGGCAATATCTTTTTGGGATGGAATCTAAGATAACAAATATTGGAGCAATAGTAAAAAAGCTTGGAGAAAAACTGAAGGAAAAGAAATACTTACTCGTACTAGACGATGTTTGGAATAGGATTCCAGAAATATGGGAAGAATTTAGAAGTTCTTTGACAGGTATAGAGGGCTCCAACGAAAGCAAAATTATAGTTACTACCCGTAGTGTGGATGTGGTATACGCAATGCGGGTGCCCCAATCTCTTACCCATGCTTTGCAAAAACTGTCAGCTAATGATAGTTGGACCATGTTTAGGGAAAGGGCATTTGCAAGTGGAGGACCGATAGATACTCAAACTCTAGTAGAAATTGGTGGAAGAATGGTAGAAAAGTGTATGGGTGTGCCTTTGGCAATAAAGTCATTAGGAGGTTTATTGTATGACAAGAAATCTCTAACAGAATGGGAGTTCATTGAGGAGAGTGAAATATGGAGAAGTGAGGGTGCAATTCTTCCAGCATTAAGGCTTAGTTTCTACCATTTACCCTTCCCAAGTTTGAAACAATGTTTTGCTTAttgttctatttttccaaaGGACCAATTGCTGAAAAAGGATGTCCTGATTCAGCTTTGGGCGAGTCTAGGTTATCTTCAGTCTCCTCCAAACAGAAATTTGGAAATGGAAGATGTAGGCCATGAATATTTTGATATCTTGTTGCGCAATTCATTATTTCAAGATGTTGTGTTGGATGAGAATAAGGATATTATTGCTTGCAAGATGCATGATCTCGTACATGATCTTGCTCTAGATGTTTCAGAGGGTAGTTTTTTGACTTTGGAAGCTAGTGAGGTTAAAGACCATCCCGAGGTTCAACATTTGTCATTGTGTCTCAAGGAAGAATCAAGGTTAGAATTTTCAAACGGAACTATTGGGAAACTGAGGTCACTATTTGTAACTGGAAATCTCCCCCCAAATAATGGAGATCTCAAATCTATCCGTGCCCTGAGTATAGTAGAATCTGATGGCAAAGAGTTGCCGAGTTCTATATGCAAGTTCATACATCTAAAATATCTTGACCTCTCAAAGTCTTCTTTTGAAAAAGTGCCCAATTCTATCACCAAGCTCTATAATTTGGAAACACTGAGGTTGCCACCGtcttcaaatattttagaagAGATTCAAACAGAATTTCATAAGTTGGTTAGCTTGAGACATCTTTGCATGAAAGATGGACAAGCTAGCAGGAAAATTATTCCAAGCATGATAGGCCGTTTGACTTCTTTGCAGACATTACCATTCTTTTTTGTGGGTGAGGACAACGGCCATAAAATTGAAGAGCTGGGAAGCTTAAGCAAGCTAAGAGGTAGATTACGTGTCTATGATCTCCAACATGTgaaagacaaggaagaagcagaaagAGCTAAAATGtctgaaaaatcaaaagttaCAGAGTTGGAATTTCATTGGGATAGGAACCCTGGAATGTCGGACATGAACTACGGGGATGTGTTGGAAGGACTTAAACCTCACAAGAATCTTAAGAGTTTAATTCTCAGAGATTTCAGAGGAAGAAGATTGGCATCATGGATGAGGAGTAGAGATGATCAGTTGCTTCATAATTTAGTGAAGATCGAATTAATTGGCTGCAAATCATGTGAAGATATCCCAATACTCGGACACCTTCCGAACCTTGAAGTCGTTGTAATGGAAAAATTGGATAACGTGGAGATCATTGGTCCTGAATTCTATGGATTGGATGAACGAATTGTTggtggtagtagtagtagtagtactgtGGCTGCACCAGCACCAGCAGTATTTCCGGCATTGAAAAAACTCACTATTTGTGGTATGCGGAAGCTAAAAGAGTGGTCAGATGTATCGTCATTGCCTCCTGCTACCACAAGTATAATAGACTTCTTTCCTCGTCTCGAGGAGTTGCATATCTGGGAATGCCCTAACTTGATCACCATTCCAGGTCATGTGTTATGCATTCAAAATTTAGGTATTGGTACGGAAAGGATCTCCtttgattttgtgaaaattGTGAATGGACTCACTATGACCATAGTGGTAGATCCGGATTCGAAAAATGTCACTACTCTGATTGAACATTTGCTAGAAACAAGCAGCAAGTCCCTAAGAAGTCTGGGAATAGCGGATTTGAAGGAGTTGTGTTATTTACCAAAGCAACTACTAAAAGCTTCCCTTGAGTTTTTAGAAATAATTGTGTGCCCTAAACTGATGTACATAGGCGAAGAAACAGGAGGGGAATTCAAGAGCTGCCTAACATCCCTTGAAGAGCTTTCAATTCGAACGTGCATTCAGTTGAGATGCTTGCCAAAGGGGTTGCTACAACCAACCCTTGTAAGATTACACCTATGTTGGTCTTCCAATTTATTGGAGGCCAGCCCAGATGAATTGTGCAACCTCACGTCCCTTCAGGATCTGGAATTGGTCAGCTGTAACTCACGATGGGTGAGGTGTTGGGAGGAGGGGCAATTCTGTTTGACCAGTCTTCGTATGTTGGATATAGGTACCTTCTCAGAAGAGCTGGGTTATTTCCCCTGGCCAAAGGTTGAGTTGGCCAAAGCTCAAAAGCCGCAACATTACCCATTCATGTTCCTAGAATCTCTTAAGTTAAGGGGATGGCCAAAGCTCAAGTGCCTTCCCGATCAACTTCGGCTCCTCACTTCCTTAAGAAAGTTGGTAGTTGATAAATTTGGTGGGTTGGAAGCTCTACCGGAGTGGTTGGGTAACTTTTCATCTCTTGAATCATTGAAGCTCCTGGAATGCCCTAATCTGACAAGGTTACCCTCACTGGGAAATTTTCAACTTCTCAAGAATTTACAATCTCTGAAGATATACTATTGTTCCCTTCTAACAGAAAGGTGCAAAGAAGGGGGAGAAGAGTGGCACAAGATTGCTCATATTCAGAAGCTCGTGATACGCG ATTCTGATTCAGATTGA
- the LOC131322162 gene encoding putative pentatricopeptide repeat-containing protein At3g23330, with amino-acid sequence MSSIQSLPKTVLKNPSSIKTKSLAQQLHAQIVKTNATTHLNLNHESLIVFNTLHPSSPPSLGAWKSIIRYYTSNGLFLQTLTAFVKMWDSGVYPDHNVFPSVIKSCTHLVDLRFGESVHGCSIRLGIDFDLFTGNALMNMYSKLETFGRIGGLGDVAGQVFDKMPKLGKMVGNDVHFEVTSDGNMPYFRRNLERDLPSCESFGSNSNELLGNELEKCVSGDDIMGCSKKMNYALPPSNKQTAGFDRLGMSYEVSRRNGEKEALRLDSVRKVFEMMPKRDLVSWNTLIAGNAQNGLYKEALYMVREMGKANLQPDPFTLSSVLPIFAEYVGVMKGKEIHGYAIRHGLDTNGFIGSSLIDMYANCTRVEDSCKVFNLLPQGDIVSWSSVIAGCVQNGAFDEGLKLFRKMLLAKIKPVNVTFSSIMPACAHLTTVHLGKQLHGCIIRGGFDDNVFIASSLVDMYARCGNIKTARWIFNNMEQIDIVSWTAMIMGCALHGHADEAISLFKQMEMGGVKPNSVAFVAVLAACSHAKLVEEGLQYFNSMIHDYGISPGLEHYASVADLLGRAGKLEEAYGFISRMHTKPEGSVWLTLLASCRVHKNTEVAEKVAEKIFTLDPNNVVAYVLLSNTYSAAGRWKEAEKLRTIVRDKGMRKKPACSWIEVNNKVHAFVAGDKSHPYYDKINEVMTFLLEVMEREGYVVDTNEVLHDVEEEQKRVIA; translated from the coding sequence ATGAGTTCAATTCAATCTCTCCCCAAAACCGTTCTGAAAAACCCATCCTCCATCAAAACAAAATCCCTAGCCCAACAGCTCCACGCCCAAATCGTCAAAACCAACGCCACCACACACTTGAACCTCAATCACGAATCACTCATTGTGTTCAACACCCTTCACCCTTCTTCACCCCCCTCTCTTGGAGCTTGGAAGTCTATCATCAGGTATTACACTTCCAATggtcttttcctccaaacccTAACCGCTTTTGTTAAAATGTGGGATTCCGGTGTGTACCCAGATCACAATGTATTCCCTTCTGTCATAAAATCATGCACCCATTTGGTGGATTTGAGGTTTGGTGAGTCGGTTCACGGGTGCTCTATCCGTCttggtattgattttgatttgttCACGGGGAATGCACTCATGAACATGTATTCAAAGTTGGAAACTTTCGGTAGAATTGGTGGGTTGGGTGATGTTGCTGGTcaagtgtttgataaaatgcctaaaCTAGGGAAGATGGTTGGCAATGATGTGCATTTTGAGGTTACTAGCGATGGAAATATGCCATATTTCAGGAGAAATTTGGAAAGAGATTTACCGAGCTGTGAGAGTTTTGGTAGTAATTCAAATGAATTATTGGGCAATGAAttggaaaaatgtgtttcgGGTGATGATATTATGGGTTGCTCAAAGAAAATGAACTATGCATTGCCTCCAAGTAACAAACAAACAGCAGGTTTTGATCGTTTAGGGATGAGTTATGAAGTGTCGAGGAGGAACGGAGAAAAGGAGGCTTTACGCTTGGATAGTGTtagaaaagtttttgaaatgaTGCCAAAAAGAGATCTTGTTTCATGGAATACACTGATTGCAGGAAATGCACAAAATGGGTTGTACAAGGAAGCTCTATACATGGTCAGGGAGATGGGTAAAGCCAATTTGCAGCCAGATCCATTCACTTTATCTAGTGTCCTCCCTATCTTTGCAGAATATGTGGGCGTAATGAAGGGAAAGGAAATTCATGGGTATGCCATTAGACATGGGTTGGATACAAATGGATTTATTGGAAGTAGCTTGATTGACATGTATGCAAACTGCACACGGGTGGAAGATTCATGTAAAGTATTTAACCTGTTGCCTCAAGGCGATATTGTCTCTTGGAGTTCTGTTATTGCAGGGTGTGTGCAAAATGGTGCTTTTGATGAAGGCCTGAAATTGTTTCGGAAGATGTTGTTGGCTAAGATTAAACCTGTGAATGTTACCTTTTCAAGCATAATGCCGGCTTGTGCTCACTTGACGACGGTACATCTTGGAAAACAACTCCATGGTTGTATAATTAGAGGTGGATTTGATGACAACGTGTTTATAGCTAGCTCGCTTGTGGACATGTATGCTAGATGTGGAAACATTAAGACCGCGAGGTGGATTTTCAATAACATGGAGCAAATTGATATTGTGTCATGGACAGCAATGATTATGGGATGTGCTTTACATGGGCATGCCGATGAGGCAATCTCCTTGTTCAAGCAGATGGAGATGGGAGGTGTGAAACCTAACTCTGTGGCATTTGTTGCTGTTTTGGCCGCTTGTAGTCATGCCAAACTGGTTGAAGAAGGTTTGCAATATTTCAACAGTATGATCCATGATTATGGTATTTCTCCTGGCTTAGAACACTATGCTTCAGTTGCAGACCTTCTTGGTCGAGCAGGAAAATTGGAGGAAGCCTATGGGTTCATTTCTAGGATGCATACTAAACCGGAAGGGAGTGTTTGGTTGACATTGTTAGCTTCTTGTAGAGTTCACAAAAATACTGAAGTGGCAGAAAAGGTTGCAGAGAAAATATTTACACTTGATCCTAATAACGTGGTAGCTTATGTCCTTCTGTCAAACACATATTCAGCTGCTGGGAGGTGGAAAGAAGCAGAAAAATTGAGAACTATCGTGAGGGATAAGGGTATGAGGAAGAAACCTGCTTGTAGTTGGATTGAAGTTAATAACAAGGTACATGCTTTTGTTGCTGGAGACAAATCCCACCCGTATTATGACAAGATAAATGAGGTAATGACATTTCTTCTAGAGGTAATGGAAAGGGAAGGTTATGTCGTGGACACAAATGAGGTGCTGCATGATGTTGAGGAGGAGCAAAAGAGAGTTATTGCGTAG